Proteins encoded in a region of the Niveispirillum cyanobacteriorum genome:
- a CDS encoding LLM class flavin-dependent oxidoreductase: MAPQKRQLVLNVFLTRHGHHPGAWRQPQSPGGGNPSFAYWAEQVKTAERGKLDAVFFADFVGNGGADVRGAGRRPAGQGFEPLTLAGALSAITDRIGIVVTVNTNFNEPFNLTRRIASLDHLSGGRIGWNVVSSLSDGAGKSFGVENPLEHAERYARAGEFIDVTRRLWDSYDDGAFDHPDKETGIFLNSSSVHPVNHQGRFFKVDTVLDIARPIQGYPVIVQAGNSDTGREFAAKYAEVIYASAQFLEDAQAYYRDVKGRLAKYGRHPDHLKITPGLSYAIGSSGQEARDKFEALQASVNFTGPIELGGHDLTGYDLDGPLPDLPEPANGKGRWQQLLTLARRENLSIRQLILRFNVVRGHRVLLGTPEQIADQIEDWFVKDGADGFNLIPPLLPDSLRDFVDLVIPQLQRRGIFRTEYEGTTLREHLNLPRPANHNTGRAVAAE, from the coding sequence ATGGCCCCGCAGAAGCGCCAACTGGTCCTGAATGTGTTCCTGACCCGCCATGGGCACCATCCCGGCGCATGGCGACAGCCGCAATCGCCGGGCGGCGGCAACCCATCCTTCGCCTATTGGGCCGAGCAGGTGAAGACGGCGGAACGCGGCAAGCTGGACGCCGTGTTTTTCGCCGATTTTGTCGGTAACGGCGGGGCCGATGTGCGTGGTGCCGGGCGGCGTCCGGCGGGGCAGGGGTTCGAGCCGCTGACCCTGGCCGGTGCCTTGTCTGCGATAACGGACAGGATCGGCATCGTCGTCACGGTGAACACCAATTTTAATGAGCCGTTCAACCTTACCCGCCGCATTGCCTCGCTGGACCATCTATCGGGCGGTCGCATTGGCTGGAATGTGGTGTCGTCCCTTTCGGACGGGGCGGGCAAAAGCTTTGGTGTTGAAAATCCGCTGGAGCATGCGGAGCGCTATGCCCGTGCGGGGGAGTTCATCGACGTCACCCGCCGGCTGTGGGACAGCTACGATGACGGCGCCTTTGATCATCCGGACAAGGAAACCGGCATCTTCCTGAACTCGTCATCGGTGCATCCCGTTAATCATCAGGGCCGGTTCTTCAAGGTCGATACGGTTCTGGACATTGCCCGGCCTATCCAAGGCTATCCCGTCATCGTCCAGGCCGGCAATTCCGACACGGGTCGGGAATTCGCCGCGAAATATGCCGAAGTCATCTATGCGTCGGCGCAGTTCCTGGAGGATGCCCAGGCCTATTACCGGGACGTGAAGGGACGCCTGGCCAAGTATGGCCGACACCCGGACCATCTGAAAATCACACCCGGCCTTTCCTATGCCATCGGGTCCAGCGGGCAGGAAGCCCGCGACAAATTCGAGGCGCTGCAGGCATCGGTGAATTTCACCGGCCCCATCGAACTGGGCGGACATGACCTGACCGGTTACGACCTGGACGGACCCTTGCCCGACTTGCCCGAACCCGCCAATGGCAAGGGCCGCTGGCAGCAGCTTTTGACGCTGGCCCGGCGCGAGAACCTGTCCATCCGGCAATTGATCCTGCGCTTCAACGTGGTGCGCGGCCACCGTGTGCTGCTGGGCACACCGGAACAGATCGCCGACCAGATTGAGGACTGGTTCGTCAAGGACGGGGCCGATGGCTTCAACCTCATCCCGCCGCTGCTGCCCGACAGTCTGCGCGACTTTGTTGATCTGGTGATCCCACAACTGCAACGGCGCGGCATTTTCCGGACCGAGTATGAGGGCACCACCCTGCGCGAGCATTTGAACCTGCCGCGTCCTGCCAATCACAACACGGGCCGCGCTGTCGCGGCTGAATAA
- a CDS encoding DUF2269 family protein produces the protein MDDYILLKYVHILSSTLLFGTGLGTAFHGWMANRSGNLSATTVVNRNVVRADWLFTAPAVIVQPITGVWLAYITGYPMDSGWLLAAILLYLLVGACWLPVVWLQIPMQHLAEAALAAGTDLPRLYHRYAAIWFALGWPAFVGVLIIFYLMIAKPEL, from the coding sequence ATGGATGACTACATCCTGCTGAAATATGTCCATATCCTCAGCTCGACGCTGCTGTTCGGCACGGGCCTGGGGACGGCCTTTCATGGCTGGATGGCCAACCGGTCGGGCAACCTGTCAGCAACCACCGTGGTCAACCGCAATGTCGTCCGGGCCGACTGGCTGTTCACGGCACCAGCCGTCATCGTGCAGCCGATCACGGGCGTCTGGCTGGCCTACATCACGGGATACCCAATGGATAGCGGCTGGCTGCTGGCCGCCATCCTGCTCTACCTGCTGGTGGGTGCCTGCTGGCTGCCCGTGGTCTGGCTACAGATCCCGATGCAGCACCTGGCCGAGGCAGCACTGGCCGCCGGCACGGACCTGCCACGGCTCTATCACCGCTATGCCGCCATCTGGTTCGCCCTGGGCTGGCCCGCCTTCGTCGGCGTACTCATCATCTTCTATCTGATGATCGCCAAGCCGGAGTTGTGA
- a CDS encoding ABC transporter ATP-binding protein produces the protein MTLPLLSLTDVSIRFAAKPAVEALSLEVHPGERLALVGESGSGKTVTALSILRLAAHATISGSIRLEGQELLSKPETEIRQIRGGDIAMIFQEPMTALNPLFTIGSQIVETLTLHEGLSPQQARSKAIQLLARTGVREPERRIDSYPHQLSGGQRQRAMIAMALACRPKLLIADEPTTALDPTVRARIVKLLLDLQAEEAAKGRPMAILLITHDLHLVRRFAQRVAVMERGRKVEEGTTEAIFTTPQHPYTIRLLNSQPVRQVKPLAPDAPILLDAKGLRVEYARPLPGWRGWLGQGRFVAVAGADLRLRAGETIGVVGESGSGKSTLAQALLNLVRPHAGEIIFDGLPIAARSKPDRRKLRARLQVVFQDPFGSLSPKRTVEQTVGEGLELHFPHLTSEERRARIVRVLEEVGLSENVLHAFPHQFSGGQRQRIAIARAIVLEPAVLILDEPTSALDVSIQNQVLDLLRRLQDRYNLAYVLISHDLSVINALAHRVYVLKDGEIVEDGDTEQVIAAPQHPYTQSLIQASL, from the coding sequence ATGACGCTGCCCTTGCTGTCGCTGACCGATGTCAGCATTCGCTTTGCGGCCAAGCCGGCGGTCGAGGCGCTGTCGCTGGAGGTGCATCCGGGTGAACGGCTGGCGCTGGTCGGGGAAAGTGGATCGGGCAAGACCGTCACGGCCCTGTCGATCCTGCGGCTTGCCGCCCATGCAACCATCAGCGGGTCGATCCGGCTGGAGGGGCAGGAGCTTTTGAGCAAGCCGGAAACGGAAATCCGCCAGATAAGGGGCGGTGACATCGCCATGATCTTTCAGGAGCCGATGACGGCCCTGAACCCGCTTTTCACCATTGGCAGCCAGATCGTGGAGACGCTGACCCTGCACGAAGGGCTGTCGCCACAGCAGGCGCGCAGCAAGGCCATCCAGTTGTTGGCCCGCACCGGCGTGCGCGAGCCGGAGCGGCGGATCGACAGTTATCCGCACCAGCTTTCCGGTGGGCAGCGGCAGCGCGCCATGATCGCCATGGCGCTGGCCTGCAGACCCAAATTGTTGATCGCGGATGAGCCGACGACGGCGTTGGACCCTACGGTACGGGCGCGCATCGTCAAATTGCTGCTGGACTTGCAGGCGGAGGAGGCGGCCAAGGGCCGGCCAATGGCCATCCTGTTGATCACCCACGACCTGCATCTGGTCCGCCGCTTTGCCCAGCGGGTAGCGGTGATGGAACGCGGTCGCAAGGTGGAGGAGGGGACGACGGAGGCGATTTTCACCACACCGCAGCATCCCTACACGATCCGGTTGTTGAACAGCCAGCCCGTGCGTCAGGTAAAGCCGCTGGCCCCTGACGCCCCCATCCTGCTGGATGCCAAGGGGTTGCGGGTTGAATATGCCAGACCGCTACCCGGCTGGCGCGGCTGGCTGGGCCAGGGGCGGTTCGTAGCGGTGGCCGGCGCCGACCTTCGCCTGCGGGCCGGGGAGACCATCGGCGTCGTGGGGGAAAGCGGGTCGGGCAAATCCACCCTGGCCCAGGCGCTGTTGAACTTGGTTCGTCCGCATGCAGGCGAGATCATCTTTGACGGTCTTCCCATTGCGGCGCGGTCAAAGCCGGATCGGCGCAAGCTGCGCGCCCGCTTGCAGGTGGTGTTCCAGGACCCGTTCGGATCACTGTCGCCCAAGCGAACCGTGGAGCAGACGGTGGGGGAGGGGCTGGAACTGCATTTCCCGCATCTGACGTCGGAGGAGCGGCGGGCACGCATCGTGCGGGTGCTGGAGGAAGTGGGCCTGTCAGAGAATGTCCTGCATGCCTTTCCGCATCAATTTTCCGGTGGGCAGCGCCAGCGTATTGCCATTGCTCGCGCCATCGTCCTGGAGCCTGCCGTTCTGATCCTGGACGAGCCGACATCGGCCCTGGATGTTTCGATCCAGAACCAGGTGCTGGACCTGCTGCGCCGTCTTCAGGACCGGTACAACCTGGCCTATGTGCTGATCAGCCACGATCTGTCGGTGATCAACGCCCTGGCCCATCGGGTCTATGTCCTGAAGGACGGTGAAATTGTCGAGGATGGAGACACTGAACAGGTCATTGCCGCCCCCCAGCATCCCTATACGCAGAGCCTTATCCAGGCGTCATTGTAG
- a CDS encoding extracellular solute-binding protein: MKRLVAALLASLLLAPSALAAHGVAQFGEPKYKAGFSHFDYVNPDAPKGGSVTLSLIAQHSSYDKFNPFNLKGKLAPGPLELMFETLTVNSLDEVNTQYGLLADDINLAPDFSWVEFRLHPKARFNNGDPVTAADVKYSFDTLTSKQASPRFKSYFAEIKRVLVVDSRVVRFEFARPGRDLSFVAGSLPVFSPKWGLKPDGTRTDFADLRLEEPITSGPYRIERANPLSIIYRRDPSYWGNNIPTRRGGYNFDQVVYKLYKDVDTQVAALRAGDFDFFNETRMRYWCCQFIGERFEKGELIKEKVPNGSLSPMSGYVLNLRQPRFQDIRVRQALFLAYDWEWLNRMIFDSEFERQDGFFANSNLAAQGRPSAAELALLEPFRDQLPPTVFGPMVNLPRTDRPGGLRANLAQAMELLADAGWRNVDGVLRNGKGEPFTLEVTGGNGNVLLDAYYLNLTKLGVQLTRRVADPTVDRQKLRSFQFDFTSIALRKARDPAPELWRNFNSADADIKGSENIAGVKSPVVDALLRTLQEAQTPEQVQTAAGALDRVLMHHYYVLPWRYLKNHYLIYNQRLRRPATVPGYFGPYEWLLAAWWDGTAMTLQR; the protein is encoded by the coding sequence ATGAAGCGCCTTGTCGCGGCCCTGCTTGCCAGCCTGTTACTCGCGCCCTCTGCACTGGCCGCCCATGGCGTCGCCCAGTTCGGGGAGCCGAAATACAAGGCCGGTTTCAGCCATTTTGACTATGTCAATCCAGACGCGCCAAAAGGTGGGTCCGTCACCCTGTCTCTGATCGCGCAGCACAGCAGTTACGATAAGTTCAACCCCTTCAATCTGAAGGGAAAGCTGGCGCCCGGCCCGTTGGAGTTGATGTTCGAGACCTTGACGGTCAACAGCCTGGATGAGGTCAATACCCAGTATGGTCTGCTGGCGGACGATATCAATCTGGCCCCGGATTTCAGCTGGGTGGAGTTCCGCCTGCATCCCAAGGCAAGATTCAACAATGGGGACCCGGTTACAGCAGCGGACGTCAAGTATTCCTTCGACACGTTGACCTCCAAACAGGCGAGCCCGCGTTTCAAATCCTATTTTGCGGAGATAAAACGGGTCCTGGTGGTGGACAGTCGGGTGGTGCGGTTCGAATTCGCCCGCCCCGGTCGCGACCTTTCCTTTGTCGCCGGCAGCCTGCCCGTCTTCTCCCCCAAATGGGGTTTGAAGCCCGATGGCACGCGCACAGACTTCGCCGATCTGCGGCTTGAGGAGCCGATCACCAGCGGACCCTATCGGATCGAACGGGCAAATCCGCTGTCCATCATCTATCGCCGTGACCCTTCCTATTGGGGGAACAATATCCCGACACGGCGCGGCGGCTATAATTTCGATCAGGTTGTCTACAAGCTTTACAAGGATGTCGACACGCAGGTCGCTGCCTTACGCGCCGGCGACTTCGACTTTTTCAATGAAACCCGCATGCGCTACTGGTGCTGTCAGTTTATCGGGGAGCGGTTTGAGAAGGGGGAGTTGATCAAGGAGAAGGTGCCCAACGGGTCCCTGTCGCCGATGAGCGGCTATGTCCTGAACCTACGACAGCCGCGATTTCAAGATATTCGGGTGCGACAGGCGCTGTTCCTGGCCTATGACTGGGAATGGCTGAACCGCATGATCTTTGACAGCGAGTTTGAACGTCAGGACGGGTTCTTCGCCAATTCAAACTTGGCGGCGCAGGGGCGGCCCAGTGCGGCGGAACTGGCCCTGCTGGAGCCATTTCGAGACCAGCTGCCGCCCACCGTGTTCGGCCCCATGGTCAATCTGCCACGCACGGACAGGCCAGGCGGTCTGCGTGCCAATCTGGCCCAGGCGATGGAGTTGCTGGCCGATGCGGGTTGGCGCAATGTCGACGGGGTCTTGCGCAACGGGAAGGGGGAGCCGTTCACATTGGAGGTGACGGGCGGCAACGGCAATGTGCTGCTGGATGCCTATTACCTGAACCTGACAAAGTTGGGTGTGCAACTGACCCGGCGTGTGGCTGACCCGACCGTGGATCGGCAAAAACTGCGCAGTTTCCAGTTCGACTTCACATCCATCGCCCTGCGTAAGGCCCGCGACCCAGCACCTGAACTATGGCGGAATTTCAACAGCGCCGACGCGGATATCAAGGGATCAGAGAATATAGCGGGCGTCAAATCGCCGGTCGTTGATGCCCTGTTGCGCACCCTGCAGGAGGCGCAGACGCCCGAACAGGTGCAGACGGCGGCCGGCGCGCTGGACCGGGTGCTGATGCACCATTACTACGTCCTGCCCTGGCGCTATCTGAAGAACCATTATCTGATCTATAATCAAAGACTGCGCCGCCCGGCAACGGTGCCGGGATATTTCGGACCATATGAATGGCTGCTGGCGGCGTGGTGGGATGGCACGGCGATGACGTTGCAGAGATGA
- a CDS encoding ABC transporter permease: MSAPDINLSPVTTAPLFGGSTHRPAIQTRAKPATWWQAFKRHRLGYVSLIIFASLYAFSLCAELVSNNKPLVVYYGGEFYFPLVRDYPEATFGGNLPITTDYLDPYIRDRLNRDGNFALYPLNPYGFDTLAYYSPAIHHPGAPNDQNVLGTDPVGYDVLARLIYGFRISVTFALALTIFGTALGILIGAIQGYFAGKIDLFAQRLIEIWGAMPELYLLIIFASLFQQSFLLLFVLMTLFGWVHVSDYVRAEFLRNRQLEYVKAARALGLSSWQIMFRHVLPNSLTPVITYLPFRMSAGIMALASLDFLGLGVTNAPSLGRLLLQGKENLDAWWISLSAFTVLVGTMLLLTFIGEALRAALNTHSRGRGGA, from the coding sequence ATGAGCGCGCCCGACATCAACCTGTCGCCGGTGACCACGGCCCCGCTATTTGGCGGAAGCACCCATCGCCCGGCCATCCAGACCCGCGCGAAACCTGCGACATGGTGGCAGGCGTTCAAGCGCCACCGTCTGGGCTATGTCAGCCTGATCATCTTCGCCAGCCTTTACGCGTTCAGCCTGTGCGCGGAACTGGTGTCCAACAACAAGCCGCTGGTCGTTTATTATGGTGGCGAGTTCTATTTTCCCCTGGTGCGGGATTATCCGGAGGCGACATTCGGCGGTAATCTGCCCATCACGACCGACTATCTGGACCCCTATATTCGCGACCGGCTGAACAGGGATGGCAATTTTGCGCTTTATCCGCTGAACCCCTATGGTTTCGACACGCTGGCCTATTACTCCCCCGCCATCCACCATCCGGGTGCGCCCAATGACCAGAATGTGCTGGGCACCGATCCCGTTGGCTATGATGTGCTGGCGCGGCTGATCTATGGCTTCCGCATCTCTGTCACCTTCGCGCTGGCGCTGACCATTTTCGGGACGGCGCTGGGTATCCTGATCGGCGCCATCCAGGGGTATTTCGCGGGCAAGATTGACCTGTTCGCCCAGCGCCTGATCGAAATCTGGGGGGCGATGCCGGAACTGTATCTCCTGATCATCTTCGCCAGCCTGTTCCAGCAGAGTTTCCTGCTGCTGTTTGTCCTGATGACCCTGTTCGGCTGGGTGCATGTATCGGATTATGTGCGGGCGGAGTTCCTGCGCAATCGGCAGCTTGAATATGTGAAGGCGGCCCGCGCCCTGGGCCTGTCCAGTTGGCAGATCATGTTCCGTCATGTCCTGCCCAACAGCCTGACGCCCGTCATCACCTATCTGCCGTTCCGCATGTCGGCGGGCATCATGGCGCTGGCCAGCCTGGATTTCTTAGGGCTCGGTGTGACCAATGCGCCGTCGCTGGGTCGCCTGCTGTTGCAGGGCAAGGAAAACCTGGACGCCTGGTGGATTTCGCTGTCGGCCTTCACGGTTCTGGTCGGCACCATGCTGCTGCTGACCTTCATCGGGGAAGCGTTGCGTGCCGCACTCAACACCCACTCGCGCGGTCGGGGTGGTGCGTGA
- a CDS encoding microcin C ABC transporter permease YejB, producing the protein MWPYIIKRLFMMIPTLLGVLTFTFLVTQFVPGGPVEHALGEMDHATARGGADGGPAEGGWTYSGRKGIDAAQVEQLTQLYGFDKPPLERYVLMVGNFLRFDLGESYFRNESVASLIQSKLGVSVALGTWTFILTYLISIPLGVAKAVRAGSRFDVATTVLVLFGYAVPGFVLGVLLIVLFGGGSFWDIFPLRGLVSENWDSLSPGAKVLDYLWHVTLPVTASVVSNFAIKTLMTKNTFLDELGKQYVLTARAKGLSERTILWKHVMRNALLPMITAFPITFISAFFTGSLLIESLFSLDGLGLLSYESIVSRDFPVVLGALYLFTLVGLIIKLLGDIAYVLADPRIKYDAQEA; encoded by the coding sequence ATGTGGCCCTATATCATCAAACGCCTGTTCATGATGATCCCAACCCTGCTGGGCGTGCTGACCTTCACCTTTCTGGTGACGCAGTTCGTGCCCGGCGGGCCGGTGGAACATGCGTTGGGTGAGATGGACCATGCCACTGCCAGGGGCGGGGCCGATGGGGGCCCGGCAGAGGGGGGATGGACCTATAGCGGGCGCAAGGGTATCGACGCGGCGCAAGTCGAGCAACTGACCCAGCTCTATGGGTTCGACAAGCCGCCGCTTGAGCGTTACGTCCTGATGGTCGGCAATTTCCTGCGCTTCGACCTGGGTGAAAGCTATTTCCGCAACGAAAGCGTGGCCAGCCTGATCCAGTCGAAGCTGGGTGTATCAGTGGCGCTGGGCACCTGGACCTTTATCCTGACCTACCTGATCTCCATCCCCCTGGGGGTGGCCAAGGCGGTCAGGGCGGGGTCGCGGTTTGATGTGGCGACGACGGTGCTGGTGCTGTTCGGCTATGCAGTGCCGGGCTTCGTGCTGGGCGTGCTGCTGATTGTGCTGTTCGGAGGCGGGTCTTTCTGGGACATTTTCCCCCTGCGCGGTCTGGTATCGGAGAATTGGGACAGCCTGTCACCGGGTGCCAAGGTGCTGGATTATCTCTGGCATGTCACCCTGCCCGTGACGGCATCGGTCGTGTCCAATTTCGCCATCAAGACATTGATGACGAAGAACACGTTCCTGGATGAACTGGGCAAGCAGTATGTCCTGACGGCGCGGGCCAAGGGATTGTCGGAACGGACCATCCTGTGGAAGCACGTAATGCGCAATGCGCTGCTGCCCATGATCACGGCGTTTCCCATCACCTTCATTTCCGCCTTCTTCACGGGAAGCCTGCTGATCGAGAGCCTATTCTCCCTCGATGGGCTGGGGCTGCTTTCTTATGAATCAATTGTCAGCCGGGATTTCCCCGTGGTGCTGGGTGCCCTCTACCTTTTCACGCTGGTAGGGCTGATCATCAAGCTGCTGGGCGATATCGCCTATGTGCTGGCCGATCCCCGCATCAAATACGACGCCCAGGAGGCTTGA
- a CDS encoding DUF4166 domain-containing protein, protein MTTHDAPLFRRLLGPTMDLLPNPVRDVHDGQGRLELSGLAQIDVMPGLLPGLICALMGLPRPGRNVPVTVIFDRTPTVEHWHRRFGDRVYASKLTAGTGAETGLLVERMGMITNVFRVGATASALHLTVVCCRFMGMPMPGWLAPRCAVVERQEDGSFTFDIPIDLPWLGRLIHYRGGLASAKNRHDLV, encoded by the coding sequence ATGACCACGCATGATGCTCCTCTCTTCCGTCGCCTGCTGGGTCCGACCATGGACCTGTTGCCCAACCCCGTCCGTGATGTCCATGATGGGCAAGGCCGTCTGGAACTGTCAGGTCTGGCGCAGATCGATGTAATGCCGGGACTGCTCCCCGGGCTAATCTGCGCCCTGATGGGATTGCCCAGGCCCGGACGGAACGTGCCGGTCACGGTGATCTTCGACCGCACGCCCACGGTCGAACATTGGCACCGCCGCTTCGGCGACCGTGTCTATGCCAGCAAACTCACCGCCGGCACAGGGGCCGAAACGGGCCTGCTGGTCGAGCGGATGGGCATGATCACCAACGTCTTCCGTGTCGGGGCAACTGCAAGCGCCCTGCATCTGACGGTGGTGTGTTGCCGTTTCATGGGCATGCCGATGCCCGGCTGGCTGGCGCCGCGTTGTGCGGTGGTGGAACGGCAAGAGGACGGGAGTTTCACCTTCGATATTCCGATTGATTTGCCGTGGCTGGGGCGCCTGATCCATTATCGCGGGGGACTTGCCAGCGCTAAGAACCGTCACGATTTGGTCTAA
- a CDS encoding class II aldolase/adducin family protein, with product MSNTLTDVELSEYVAQAKTDAAFAFEFLKDSGTLTASLIFNIAHRIPGHDTLLSVRFPSPWTRDKEVKISISKFSDHKDHILSEERLEADTLIHAHTPHLAAWSLSHKPFPILYVAAQRHLLAREIPNHLERTRTVLDVVRERLDKHPELAPPPALLESNGGANFWGKGILKTAQLILLIEESARLQAIAAQIGGAQVYTPGALDLQWKRTGLLERARAFAGDYAPA from the coding sequence ATGTCCAATACCCTGACTGATGTCGAACTGTCCGAATATGTGGCCCAGGCCAAGACCGATGCTGCCTTCGCCTTCGAATTCCTGAAGGACAGCGGCACCCTGACCGCCAGCCTGATCTTCAATATCGCGCACCGCATTCCGGGTCATGACACGCTGCTGTCGGTGCGGTTCCCGTCGCCCTGGACCCGCGACAAAGAGGTAAAGATCAGCATCTCCAAATTCTCCGACCATAAAGATCATATCCTGTCGGAAGAGCGGCTGGAGGCGGATACGCTGATCCACGCCCATACGCCGCATCTGGCAGCCTGGTCGCTGTCGCACAAGCCGTTCCCGATCCTGTATGTCGCGGCGCAGCGCCACCTGCTGGCCCGCGAGATCCCCAACCATCTGGAGCGTACCCGCACGGTTTTGGATGTCGTGCGCGAACGATTGGATAAGCATCCCGAACTGGCCCCGCCGCCGGCCCTGCTGGAAAGCAATGGTGGTGCCAACTTCTGGGGCAAAGGCATCCTGAAGACGGCGCAACTGATCCTGCTGATCGAGGAAAGCGCCCGCCTGCAGGCCATCGCCGCACAGATCGGCGGGGCGCAGGTCTATACGCCCGGTGCCCTGGACCTTCAGTGGAAGCGCACCGGCCTTCTGGAACGCGCCCGTGCGTTTGCCGGTGATTACGCCCCGGCGTGA
- a CDS encoding NAD(P)H-binding protein produces MRILIIGAGGFVGRHLLARLIGGDDTVIAAGRNPDRLRRLFPDVPVLACDMAHDNAADWYPRLNGIDTVINLAGLIRDRDGGFDAVHAEGAKALFDACLAAGVRRVIQLSALGADDTGISRYHQSKKAADDHLAALDPTGHRMDWAILRPSLIIGRGGASTEMFAALAATPLPLRLGPGKWRVQPIHVDDVIEMILGLLHRAKPFARRLNLVGPAPMTTDEVTLTLRRWLGLDPAPFIAVPAAFLTLGAVLGDRFGLGPASRDSLTMLKAGNVGDDGPMRDVMGRPAHALPVALARHPAMPADRWRARLLPLAMPLRLLLAAIWIWTGIVSLGLYPVADSYALLAPLGLTGLSAGMALYTGAALDLALGLALLCRWRPMVVGAMQLALMAGYTILISLYLPDLWLHPFGAITKNLAVAGATLAMMAMEAENG; encoded by the coding sequence ATGCGTATTCTAATCATCGGTGCCGGCGGCTTCGTCGGCCGGCACCTGCTGGCAAGGCTGATAGGGGGGGATGACACGGTCATCGCGGCGGGCCGCAATCCCGACCGGTTGCGCCGACTATTTCCCGATGTACCCGTCCTGGCATGCGACATGGCCCACGACAATGCCGCCGATTGGTATCCAAGGCTGAACGGCATCGACACCGTCATCAATCTGGCCGGCCTGATCCGCGATAGGGATGGTGGCTTTGATGCCGTGCATGCAGAGGGCGCCAAAGCCCTGTTCGATGCCTGCCTGGCTGCCGGTGTCCGCCGCGTGATCCAGCTCTCGGCCCTGGGTGCCGACGACACGGGGATCAGCCGGTACCACCAGAGCAAGAAGGCGGCGGACGATCATCTGGCCGCCCTGGACCCGACCGGCCACCGCATGGATTGGGCCATCCTGCGCCCTTCGCTGATCATCGGGCGCGGCGGGGCCAGCACGGAGATGTTTGCTGCGCTCGCCGCCACCCCCCTGCCCCTGCGTCTGGGTCCCGGTAAATGGCGGGTGCAACCGATCCATGTTGACGATGTCATCGAAATGATCCTGGGCCTGCTTCACCGCGCGAAGCCCTTCGCCCGCCGGCTGAATCTGGTGGGGCCGGCACCGATGACGACGGACGAGGTCACCTTGACGTTGCGCCGCTGGCTGGGCCTGGACCCCGCCCCTTTCATCGCCGTACCCGCCGCATTCCTGACGCTGGGCGCGGTGCTGGGGGACCGGTTCGGTCTGGGACCTGCATCGCGCGATAGCCTGACCATGCTGAAGGCCGGCAATGTCGGTGATGACGGACCGATGCGCGACGTCATGGGCAGGCCGGCACACGCCTTGCCCGTGGCGCTGGCCCGGCATCCGGCAATGCCGGCGGACCGCTGGCGGGCGCGTTTGCTGCCGCTGGCCATGCCTCTGCGACTGCTGCTGGCGGCAATCTGGATCTGGACGGGCATCGTCTCGCTGGGGCTTTATCCGGTGGCGGACAGCTACGCGCTGCTGGCACCACTGGGGCTGACAGGGCTCTCGGCCGGCATGGCGCTCTATACGGGAGCGGCGCTGGACCTGGCTCTGGGGCTGGCCCTGCTCTGCCGATGGCGTCCAATGGTGGTGGGGGCCATGCAACTGGCCCTGATGGCCGGGTACACAATCCTGATCAGCCTGTATCTGCCCGACCTCTGGCTGCACCCGTTCGGGGCGATCACGAAGAACCTGGCTGTCGCCGGCGCCACGCTGGCCATGATGGCGATGGAGGCTGAAAATGGATGA